Within the Paenibacillus pabuli genome, the region TTTATTTTTTTGACCAGCATCTGGTCTCCGGTAATTTTCATAAGGATCAGGCACTCCTATTCTGTATATAAAAGGGTTCAATCATTCATCCCGTGCTCAAGCTATTCGACTATTATAGCGTAAACAAACCCGGAAAAAACAATTTTATTTTACTTTGTTTAACCAATAGACAAAGTATAACCGATGTGATAGGATAACGGTGTAAACGATTTCTTTAAAACTATTGAGGAGGCATTTTACATGGCCTATTTTGAATCCGTTAATAAAATCGCATTTGAAGGCAAAGACTCCACCAATCCTTTTTCATTCAAACATTATAATCCGGAAGAAGTTGTTGCTGGCAAAACGATGGAAGAGCACTTCCGTTTCGGCATGGCTTACTGGCATACATTAACTGCAGGCGGCAGTGATCCGTTCGGTGCAGAGACAGCTGTTCGTTCTTGGGATAAATACTCGGGTCTGGACCTCGCGAAGGTACGCGTGGAAGCGGCTTTTGAATTTTTGGAAAAAATGAATCTCCCGTTCTTCTGTTTCCACGATGTGGACATCGCACCAGAAGGCAACAGCCTGCGTGAGTTCTACAGCAACATCGACACGATCGTTGACCTGATTGAAGACCACATGAAATCCAGCGGCAAAAAACTGCTCTGGAACACGGCGAACATGTTCTCCAACCCGCGCTTCATGTTTGGTGCAGCTTCCACATGCAATGCTGACGTGTACGCACATGCAGCAGCGCAAATCAAGAAAGGTCTAGAAGTGGGTAAACGTCTGGGCGCTGAAAACTATGTATTCTGGGGCGGCCGTGAAGGTTACGACACATTGCTGAACACAGACATGCAGCTGGAGCAGGACAACATTGCCCGCATGTTCCACATGGCTGTAGACTACGCGAAGGAAATTGGCTTTGACGCACAATTCCTGATCGAGCCTAAACCAAAAGAGCCAACGAAACACCAATATGACTATGATGCAGCGACTTCCATTGCATTCCTGCAAAAATACGGTTTGGACAAACACTTCAAACTGAACCTGGAAGCAAACCATGCGACTCTGGCGGGTCACACATTCGACCACGAAATCCGCGTTGCCCGCACAAACGGCATGCTCGGTTCCCTCGATGCCAACCAAGGCGACATGCTGATCGGTTGGGATACGGATGAGTTCCCAGTGGATATGTACGATGCAACATTGACGATGTATGAAGTACTGAAAAACGGTGGTATCGGCCGTGGCGGCGTGAACTTCGACGCCAAAGTACGCCGTGGATCCTTCGAAGCAGACGATCTGTTCCTGGCTCACATCGCAGGTATGGATACGTACGCTAAAGGTCTGAAAGTAGCTGCGAAATTGATCGAAGATCGCGTATTCGATGACTTCATCGAAAAACGTTACAGCAGCTTCAAAGAAGGTATCGGTGCTGAGGTTGTTGCAGGCAAAGCGACTCTGGCTTCCCTTGCAGAATACGCACTGAACAACGAAAGCCCACGCAAAAACCAATCCGGTCGTCAAGAATTGCTGAGAGCAAAACTCAACCAATACATCTTGGCTGACTAATACCGGAATCAACTTGTATAAGCTCGGCTGGGGACTCTGTCCCTGTATGCAATAGCTTGTACCATGGACGTTGAACAGGCATGACATTCGGACCGTCCCCGACTTTCCCCTGGGAAGGCGGGGGCGGTTTTTTGATACCCGAACGGAGTGAGCAGAAAGGACCCGAGCAAGCGGTAGCGTTCGCTCAGAGTTTTCTGAAAGAAAACTGGCTTTGGAAGCATAGGCTTATCCCTGGATTTCTCCCTTTTCAAAGGGAATAAAGGAAATCCGGGGATAACGGCGATCCGAGGGTTTTCTGATCACGAAGTGACCTCATGCTCAATAAAGCTTCTTTTATATAATCATGTTAAGAAACGAGGGATACCCATGAGTTACGTAATTGGTGTCGATTTGGGAACCAGTGCCGTCAAAACGGTGCTGGTTAACCGTGAAGGAAAAGTGGCGTTTGAAGCGTCCGAGGCTTACCCGCTGCACCAGCCCAAGGCTGGCTACAGTGAGCAGAATCCGGAAGATTGGGTAGAACAGACCATTGTCTCCCTGCGCAAATTGCTGGAAGTTTCGGGCGTACAGCCTTCGGAGATTGAGGGTCTCAGCTTCTCCGGGCAAATGCATGGACTCGTTCTGGTAGATGCGGAGGGTAAACCGCTGCGTAATGCCATCCTGTGGAACGATACACGTACGACGGCTCAGTGCCGCCGAATTGAGAAAGTATTGGATACTAAACTGTTAAGTATCGCCCGGAACCGTGCGCTCGAAGGCTTCACGCTGCCAAAAATCCTGTGGGTACAGGAAAACGAACCAGAGCTGCTGCAGCAAGCATCCTTATTCCTGCTGCCGAAGGACTATGTTCGTTATCGCCTGACTGGCGATTATGCCATGGATTATTCGGATGCAGCCGGTACATTGCTGCTGGACGTCGCAGGCAAACAGTGGAGCAAGGAGATTGCGGAAGCTTTTGAACTGCCGATCTCACTGTGTCCACGTCTCGTGGAATCGTTTGAAGAAGTGGGCACATTGCTGCCTGAGATCGCAGATCAAACGGGTCTTGCTGCTGCAACCAAAGTATTTGCAGGCGGAGCCGACAATGCGTGCGGGGCTATTGGCGCAGGTATCCTGAGTGAAGGACAGACGATGTGCAGCATCGGTACGTCCGGAGTGGTGCTTTCTTACGAAGAACGCAAAGATCTCGATTTCGAAGGTAAAGTACACTTTTTCAACCATGGAGAGAAGGATGCCTTCTATATTATGGGGGTAACTCTTGCAGCGGGATACAGCCTGTCCTGGTTTAAGGATACGTTTGCAGCGGACAAATCATTTGATGTGCTCTTGCAGGACATTGATCAGGTTCCGGCCGGGAGTAACGGATTGTTATTTACTCCTTATATCGTTGGAGAGCGGACACCTCATCCAGATGCGAACATTCGCGGCAGCTTCATCGGCATGGATGCCGGACATAAGCTGGAACACTTTGGGCGGGCAGTCATGGAAGGAATTACATTCTCCCTGCGGGAATCGATCGATATTCTGCGTGGTGCAGGCAAAACGGTTAATGAGGTCATCTCCATCGGGGGCGGTGCCAAAAATGAAGCCTGGCTGCAAATGCAGGCGGATATCTTTGACGCCACGATTGTGAAGCTTGAAAGTGAGCAGGGCCCAGCAATGGGCGCGGCAATGCTTGCAGCGTATGGCTGCGGCTGGTTCCCTTCCTTGCAGGATTGCGCGGCAGCGTTCATTCGTCCTGCCAAATCCTATGTACCGAACCCGGAAACGGTAGCGGTCTACGATGGACTCTTTGCGCTGTATCAGGAAGTATATGGACAGACACGTAGCCTGAATGATCGTCTGGCAGAGTACCGTTAATTCACAACGTTAACCATCCAATATATGCAAATGAAATAACAAGAGCACTCGCGGAAGCGGGTGCTTTTTTTTGTTGTATATGGACAGGAACTGAAGTCACAGAGAACCCAGTAAGTGGGGAGTAGATGGAGAACGGAGTTCTCAGACATAACCCTATCCGGGATATGCATAGATTTAATATAGAGGGTTGGCATAGGCCCAAAAAGCCAAAAAAAGAAAAATTAAGGTGAGGTCGGTGACAGACCAAGATAAAGGTTTATCTCATAAAAACTTTAGCCTGTTAATATGTTCTGAACCAATCCTATATACCATTCGCATCTGCAGACGGATATCAGAAGTCAGGGATAGTAAAAGTCAGCTTAAGACGCGGGGGTGAGGCTTTGAATGACTGTGAGCAAGACGGCAGACCACATATTACGCTGTCCATGATCGTACGCAATGAAGAACAGCGATATCTTAGCCAGGCGCTGCAAACGCACCGGCCTTGGATTGATCGTGCGGTCATCATAGATGATGGAAGCACCGATAATACGGTTGCCCTATGTAAAGAGCTGCTTGAAGGGATTCCCCTGGTCATGGTGGAAAATCGGGCGTCCCGATTCGCCGATGAAGTGAGTCTGCGCAAGCAGCAATGGGAGGAAACGGTGGCTACAGAGCCTGAATGGATTCTAAATCTGGATGCCGATGAGATTCTGACGGCTGATTTTGGCATGCAGCGGAATCATATCCTGAAAAGTAGCGAGGACGCTATTTACTTTAGATTGTTTGATATGTGGAGTGATACGCACTACCGGGAGGATCAATACTGGCAGGCACATGCATATTACCGGCCATTTCTCGTCCGTTATCGTTCCGATTGGACGTATGAGTGGAAGGAAACTCCGCAGCACTGCGGGCGTTTTCCGGTTACGATCCAGCATTTTGCCTATGGATGCCATTCGCCTCGTGTGAAGCATTATGGCTGGGCTCGCGAGGAGGATCGCGTACGCAAATTTGAGCGTTACCAGACACTAGACCCGGATGCCAAATACGGCTGGAGAGAACAGTATGAATCCATTCTGGATACAGCCCCAAGGCTGCTGCCCTGGTTCGAATAAGGAAGGGGGAGACCTCATTTGAAGAAGGTAAAACCAAAGGAGAAGGTGCTGATTGCCAGTCCGGTTCGCCAGACTGCCGCAGTACTCCGCGAATTTTTGGAATCTCTGGCCTTTTTGGAGCGAACGACGATGGAGACGGACTATTTGTTTATAGACGATAATGAGGAGGAGGCGTCGTCCAATATTCTCCGTGATTTTATATCTCAGCATGAAGGAACCATATTTGATTCAAATAACGATGATGGAACCACTCAGGAAAAAGGGATATACACCAGGGATGAGGGAGGACATTATTGGCGCGACGAACAGATTTGGCGGGTAGCCGGTCTGAAAAACCGCATTTTGCAATATGCCAAGGATCAGAAGTACGACGCTGTTTTCCTGATTGATTCTGATCTTGTGCTGCATCCCCGGACGCTGGAACAGCTTGTCTCAGCTCAGAAGGATATTGTATCGAATATTTTCTGGACGCGCTGGCAGCCGGGGACAAGGGAAATGCCGCAGGTATGGCTGCAGGATGAGTATGCCCTATACCGCAAAGGTGGGAAATCCGAAGCGGGCAAGGAGATCCTGGATGAGAACACGCAAACCGATGCCTTTCTGAACCAATTGCGCGTGCCAGGCTGTTACGAAGTAGGAGGGCTTGGGGCTTGTACGCTCATTCGCAAGACGGCTCTGGAAGCTGGAGTTTCCTTCGACCAGATTCCGAATGTATCGTTCTGGGGTGAGGATCGTCATTTTTGCATTCGAGCTCAGGCACTCGGTTTTCGTTTGTACGTGGATACCCACCTGCCGGCCTATCATATGTACCGATTATCTGAACTTCCTGGTGCTGCTGCATATAATCGCAGGGTCAGACGAGGTGAAGAGACGATTCGTATCACGCTCTGCATGATTGTGAAAAATGAAGAGGCTTCCCTCGCGAGATGCCTGGATTCGGTGAACGGCATTGCCGACGAGATTGTGATCGTGGATACCGGATCAACGGATCGCACGCGCCAAATTGCGGCCAAATATACAGAGCGAATCGTTGATTTTGAATGGATCGATGATTTTGCAGCTGCGCGCAATTTTGCCTTCGATCAGGCAACCACTGAATACATACTGTGGCTCGATGCTGATGATGTGTTCGAACCAAATGATCAGGCGAAGTTTATTGAGCTGAAACGCTCTCTTGATCCTGCCGTGGACAGTGTTACCATGGACTATAACCTTTCATTCACGCCAGATGGGAAGGTAGCCTACAGTCTGAGAAGGAATCGGCTGGTGCGACGGGATCGAAATTACCGCTGGATTGGTGCAGTGCATGAATATCTGGAAGTTAGCGGCAATTTGCTGCATAGCGATATTGCGGTGACCCATAAGAAAGACAAGGAGTACACAGACCGCAACTTGAGGATTTATCGCAGGCGTGAGGAAGCTGGAGAGCATTTCTCTCCGCGGGATCTCTATTACTTTGGCAATGAACTGAAAGATCATGGACAGCATGAGGATGCGATTACATACTACGGGAAGTTTCTGAATACGGGTCTTGGTTGGGTGGAGGATCAGATTGCGGCATGCCAGAAAATCGCGGATTGCGAAGCAGCACTTGGTCGCTCAGAACAGGAAGTTTCAGCGCTGCTGAGGTCATTTGCCTATGACCTGCCGAGAGCAGAAATCTGCTGCCGTCTGGGCGGTTATTTTGCGGACCGTGGAGACTATCGCAAGGCGCTGTTCTGGTATGAACAGGCGACCCTGGCTGTGCGTCCAGCAGATCCGATGGTCGTGCTGAACGAAGCAGCCTGGACGTGGATGCCCCATTTGCAGCTATGTGTATGTTATGACCGGATGGGCAATCGTGTCAAAGCAAAGGAGCATAATGATATTGCTCTGGCATATCATCCTACACACCCCAGCATGCTTTACAACGATCGGTATTTTAAGGATCTGGAAAAGGGAAGTGTACTGGAAGAGGCCTAAACTTCAGGCCCAAACCTCTCTTATGGTAATGGTATGGATGGTCGTTATTCCCCGACATTCGTCCATGATGACAAGAGAGGTTTTTTGCTTTTTTATTTCATCAAGGATAAATTCGTTTTACAATATGAATTAACGGAAAAGCGGTGATAATAATACTGTCTTCGGCTGCCGAATCTATGAAGCAAGGGGAAGCTCGCATGAATTTGACGGAAGTACTATTAGAGTCGAGGCTGGTTGCCATCGTTCGAGGCATTAGCCGGGAAGCAGCAATAACAGCAGGAAAAGGCATGACAGACGGAGGAATTCGCCTGATGGAAGTAACGCTCAATACGCCTGGGGCGCATGAGATTATCGAAGACTGGCGGACCCGGCATGAAGGTCAGGCTTATGTTGGAGCAGGAACGGTCCTTAATGTGCAGATGGCCAAGGAAGCCGTTGCAGCAGGTGCTCAATTTTTGGTATCGCCCAATGTCGATCTGTCTGTCATTGAATATGCTGTAGAACATG harbors:
- a CDS encoding glycosyltransferase family 2 protein, with the translated sequence MNDCEQDGRPHITLSMIVRNEEQRYLSQALQTHRPWIDRAVIIDDGSTDNTVALCKELLEGIPLVMVENRASRFADEVSLRKQQWEETVATEPEWILNLDADEILTADFGMQRNHILKSSEDAIYFRLFDMWSDTHYREDQYWQAHAYYRPFLVRYRSDWTYEWKETPQHCGRFPVTIQHFAYGCHSPRVKHYGWAREEDRVRKFERYQTLDPDAKYGWREQYESILDTAPRLLPWFE
- the xylA gene encoding xylose isomerase, producing the protein MAYFESVNKIAFEGKDSTNPFSFKHYNPEEVVAGKTMEEHFRFGMAYWHTLTAGGSDPFGAETAVRSWDKYSGLDLAKVRVEAAFEFLEKMNLPFFCFHDVDIAPEGNSLREFYSNIDTIVDLIEDHMKSSGKKLLWNTANMFSNPRFMFGAASTCNADVYAHAAAQIKKGLEVGKRLGAENYVFWGGREGYDTLLNTDMQLEQDNIARMFHMAVDYAKEIGFDAQFLIEPKPKEPTKHQYDYDAATSIAFLQKYGLDKHFKLNLEANHATLAGHTFDHEIRVARTNGMLGSLDANQGDMLIGWDTDEFPVDMYDATLTMYEVLKNGGIGRGGVNFDAKVRRGSFEADDLFLAHIAGMDTYAKGLKVAAKLIEDRVFDDFIEKRYSSFKEGIGAEVVAGKATLASLAEYALNNESPRKNQSGRQELLRAKLNQYILAD
- a CDS encoding glycosyltransferase, whose translation is MIVKNEEASLARCLDSVNGIADEIVIVDTGSTDRTRQIAAKYTERIVDFEWIDDFAAARNFAFDQATTEYILWLDADDVFEPNDQAKFIELKRSLDPAVDSVTMDYNLSFTPDGKVAYSLRRNRLVRRDRNYRWIGAVHEYLEVSGNLLHSDIAVTHKKDKEYTDRNLRIYRRREEAGEHFSPRDLYYFGNELKDHGQHEDAITYYGKFLNTGLGWVEDQIAACQKIADCEAALGRSEQEVSALLRSFAYDLPRAEICCRLGGYFADRGDYRKALFWYEQATLAVRPADPMVVLNEAAWTWMPHLQLCVCYDRMGNRVKAKEHNDIALAYHPTHPSMLYNDRYFKDLEKGSVLEEA
- the xylB gene encoding xylulokinase, with the translated sequence MSYVIGVDLGTSAVKTVLVNREGKVAFEASEAYPLHQPKAGYSEQNPEDWVEQTIVSLRKLLEVSGVQPSEIEGLSFSGQMHGLVLVDAEGKPLRNAILWNDTRTTAQCRRIEKVLDTKLLSIARNRALEGFTLPKILWVQENEPELLQQASLFLLPKDYVRYRLTGDYAMDYSDAAGTLLLDVAGKQWSKEIAEAFELPISLCPRLVESFEEVGTLLPEIADQTGLAAATKVFAGGADNACGAIGAGILSEGQTMCSIGTSGVVLSYEERKDLDFEGKVHFFNHGEKDAFYIMGVTLAAGYSLSWFKDTFAADKSFDVLLQDIDQVPAGSNGLLFTPYIVGERTPHPDANIRGSFIGMDAGHKLEHFGRAVMEGITFSLRESIDILRGAGKTVNEVISIGGGAKNEAWLQMQADIFDATIVKLESEQGPAMGAAMLAAYGCGWFPSLQDCAAAFIRPAKSYVPNPETVAVYDGLFALYQEVYGQTRSLNDRLAEYR